In Anaerolineales bacterium, one DNA window encodes the following:
- the ligA gene encoding NAD-dependent DNA ligase LigA, translating to MNFTRPNRAGFHFGYNAVMAEKPSTRYEELKAQVNFHNYRYHVLDAPVISDLEYDRLLNELKKIETEHPDWITPDSPTQRAGARPADRFDKVRHPAPILSLANAFGAEDAHAWLERVKKLDDRVEKANFVVEPKIDGLSVVLHYRDGMFVQGATRGDGEVGEDITSNLRTVRAIPLKIPIQTEKQSSLPDPPSYLVVRGEAFIPIKEFDALNKKLEESGEKTYLNPRNTAAGSLRQLDPVLTASRPITLLVYQIIYSQGGKIPASQWEILEYLKSLGFPVTDIAKRFNDLDSALAYTETFNEGRDRLPYEADGMVIKLDDLTLAADLGFVGKDPRGAIAFKFPAREVTTTLVDIEVEVGRTGVLTPKAVLEAVEIGGVVIRNATLHNFDFIAEKDIRVGDRVLVKRAGEVIPYVIGPVAAVRSGKEKTYKPPANCPACGETVEHFEGEVAWYCVNAACPAQLVRNVEHFVSRGAMDIEGLGTELVKILIETNSISDVADLFTLTIEDLAVINEELNKKRKAKNPPKTSAKSNTKKIPDKRPEKLFNAISDAKKQPLHRLIIGVGIHGVGEVMAKDLAATFGDLDNLSSATKESLMEIEGVGPNIAESIVDWFSTATNKKLLKKLKEANVWPSEKKKASSSAGKLSGMTFVVTGTLPTLSRDGVKEFIESNGGKVTDSVSKKTSYLVLGETPGSKFEKAKSLGVKIIDENGLRKLTG from the coding sequence TTGAACTTCACCCGCCCAAACAGGGCGGGTTTTCATTTCGGCTATAATGCGGTCATGGCAGAAAAACCATCCACCCGTTATGAAGAACTCAAGGCGCAGGTCAACTTTCACAATTATCGGTATCACGTACTGGATGCGCCCGTCATCAGCGATCTGGAATACGACCGCCTGCTCAATGAATTAAAAAAAATCGAGACAGAACACCCGGACTGGATCACTCCAGACAGCCCCACGCAGCGCGCCGGTGCCAGGCCTGCTGACCGTTTCGATAAGGTCCGCCACCCCGCCCCTATTTTAAGCCTGGCGAATGCGTTTGGTGCAGAGGATGCCCACGCCTGGCTGGAACGCGTCAAAAAATTGGACGACCGTGTCGAGAAGGCCAATTTCGTGGTCGAGCCCAAAATCGATGGGTTGTCTGTTGTCCTGCATTATCGCGACGGCATGTTTGTACAGGGCGCAACCCGCGGCGATGGAGAGGTGGGCGAGGACATCACCTCCAATTTGAGAACCGTTCGCGCTATTCCATTGAAAATTCCCATACAGACCGAAAAACAATCCTCGCTCCCCGATCCTCCTTCTTATTTGGTGGTGCGCGGCGAAGCGTTCATTCCGATCAAGGAATTTGATGCATTAAATAAAAAGCTCGAAGAATCTGGTGAGAAGACCTATCTCAACCCGCGCAACACAGCGGCGGGCTCGCTGCGCCAGCTTGACCCCGTCCTAACCGCTTCACGCCCGATCACCCTGCTCGTTTATCAGATCATATATTCCCAGGGCGGAAAGATTCCCGCTTCGCAATGGGAGATCCTCGAATATCTCAAATCACTGGGCTTCCCGGTGACGGACATTGCCAAACGCTTCAACGACCTCGACTCAGCGCTTGCCTATACTGAAACTTTCAATGAGGGACGCGACCGGCTCCCTTATGAAGCCGATGGTATGGTCATTAAGCTTGACGATTTGACCCTCGCCGCAGACTTGGGGTTCGTGGGCAAGGATCCGCGCGGTGCGATTGCATTCAAGTTCCCCGCGCGCGAGGTGACCACGACCCTTGTGGATATTGAAGTGGAAGTGGGACGCACGGGCGTTCTCACTCCGAAAGCGGTGTTGGAAGCGGTGGAGATCGGCGGTGTGGTTATCCGCAACGCCACCCTGCATAACTTTGATTTCATCGCAGAGAAGGACATCCGCGTGGGAGACCGCGTGCTGGTCAAACGCGCAGGCGAGGTGATTCCGTATGTGATCGGTCCCGTGGCGGCTGTACGTTCCGGCAAGGAGAAGACCTACAAGCCACCGGCAAATTGTCCCGCGTGTGGGGAGACAGTGGAACACTTCGAAGGCGAAGTGGCCTGGTACTGTGTCAATGCGGCATGCCCGGCGCAGCTCGTCCGCAATGTGGAGCATTTCGTCTCACGCGGCGCAATGGATATAGAAGGTCTGGGAACGGAACTTGTAAAGATATTGATCGAAACCAATTCGATCAGTGATGTCGCTGATCTATTTACACTCACCATCGAAGATCTGGCAGTTATCAATGAAGAGTTGAATAAAAAACGAAAAGCCAAAAATCCGCCCAAGACTTCAGCGAAATCAAACACTAAGAAAATACCTGACAAGCGTCCTGAAAAACTGTTTAATGCCATTTCGGATGCCAAAAAACAGCCCTTGCATCGCTTAATAATCGGGGTGGGGATTCATGGCGTTGGTGAAGTTATGGCAAAGGACCTGGCTGCAACCTTTGGGGACCTGGACAATCTGTCAAGCGCGACCAAAGAAAGCCTGATGGAAATTGAAGGCGTTGGCCCGAATATTGCCGAATCAATTGTAGATTGGTTCTCGACGGCAACAAACAAGAAACTGCTCAAGAAACTAAAAGAAGCAAATGTATGGCCCTCCGAGAAGAAAAAAGCATCTTCCAGCGCAGGAAAACTTTCAGGAATGACATTTGTGGTGACAGGCACACTGCCTACATTATCACGCGACGGCGTGAAGGAATTCATCGAGAGCAACGGCGGCAAGGTGACAGACAGCGTGAGTAAGAAAACGAGTTATCTTGTGCTGGGTGAAACCCCCGGTTCCAAATTTGAAAAGGCAAAATCGCTGGGTGTAAAAATCATTGACGAGAACGGGTTGAGGAAATTGACCGGATAA
- a CDS encoding LysE family transporter — MWIYLIQGLGFGLAAASQPGPLQTYLITQALTCGWKKSLVNALAPLVSDGPIILLCVLILSQVPDWFQRFLYLGGGTFILYLAYGTFKSWRDFDVNAPQPESKISGLPRAAMVNALAPGAYIFWTLVTGPILVAGWRETPMYGIGFLAGFYIAMVGTLAAIIITFGTASKLGPKFNRGLLGASSLALFGFGLYQLWRGIIG, encoded by the coding sequence ATGTGGATTTACCTGATCCAGGGTCTCGGCTTCGGTCTCGCCGCCGCCTCCCAGCCCGGACCGTTGCAGACGTATCTCATCACACAAGCCCTGACCTGCGGCTGGAAGAAATCGCTGGTCAATGCGCTGGCGCCGCTGGTGAGCGATGGCCCCATCATTTTGTTGTGCGTGTTGATTCTCAGCCAGGTTCCTGATTGGTTTCAGCGGTTTTTATATCTCGGCGGCGGGACGTTCATCCTGTACCTGGCATACGGCACGTTCAAATCATGGCGCGACTTCGATGTGAATGCCCCACAGCCCGAATCGAAGATATCGGGCTTGCCCAGGGCGGCGATGGTCAATGCATTGGCGCCCGGCGCGTATATTTTTTGGACGCTGGTCACCGGTCCCATTTTGGTGGCGGGCTGGCGCGAAACTCCGATGTATGGAATCGGATTCCTGGCAGGTTTTTATATCGCCATGGTCGGAACGTTGGCAGCGATCATCATCACCTTTGGCACCGCCTCGAAACTCGGTCCCAAATTCAACCGCGGCTTGCTGGGCGCTTCGTCCCTTGCGCTGTTCGGGTTTGGTTTGTATCAGTTATGGCGGGGGATAATCGGTTAA
- a CDS encoding S8 family serine peptidase, which yields MTETFDNTPLDRPENKSVTALVIFLLVALPMPFCLFIYHFILWSMEQSAIISLSLKNLAWAGPIGLAAQAVVMTGITGLLWRFTADDRFKPIYAGLFGAALMGFPALLLRALGPNNDQLGSIIQFLLAVIAAFVVIRFRKTQSAWDRGALPFGLLIAGIGIAPLMMYGSFGSFADAFLSLLAGLAFGFFAAVLITDSTENVLLNGVGVGPVLALLASALGYDGSQLILLILLPAFSFALAAILPSRIAVTASAGILAFAGLAMFDPTELTILLGDILSAASKAVGIALVIGWGTSIVALIVRQFASAGSGSKTKRAVGWAGSGVVWMLVIALFLLFGNPGNYSDRLFIIFKDQADISDAVKIKDRDARLAYAYEQLTEHAGSSQAELRTIFDRIGVKYTPYYLQNSMEVHGGTLMRLFLMTRHEVERIIPSPRLRAAPDDEPVSGPFSEVPAGVQWNISMIGADKVWDEFNVRGEGIIVGQSDSGVDGNHPAVARQYRGVNSGGDYNWFDPWDGTTSPNDEGGHGTHTLGTILGANGIGIAPKAQWMGCVNLDRNLANPALYLDCMQFMLAPFPLDGDPFSDGDPTKAAHVLNNSWGCPSIEGCDPNALLVAADNLRHAGIFVVVSTGNDGPSCETVASPLSLYESVFSVGALDQFGNLADFSSRGPVTVDGSGRIKPDIVAPGVDILSAFPNGTYASTSGTSMAGPHVVGGVALIWSAQPALIGDIEATEQLIIDTAQPYSGDTSLGCFTGDYPSNAYGFGVVDVYEAVKKALEK from the coding sequence ATGACCGAAACATTTGATAACACCCCGCTGGATCGACCAGAAAATAAAAGTGTAACCGCATTGGTCATCTTTTTGTTGGTTGCATTGCCCATGCCATTCTGTCTGTTCATCTATCATTTCATATTGTGGTCGATGGAACAAAGTGCGATCATCTCATTGAGTTTGAAGAACCTTGCCTGGGCGGGACCGATCGGCCTGGCGGCGCAGGCGGTTGTGATGACGGGGATTACGGGCTTGCTGTGGCGTTTTACCGCAGATGACCGCTTCAAACCCATCTATGCCGGGCTGTTCGGTGCTGCATTGATGGGATTCCCCGCCCTGTTGTTGCGGGCGCTGGGTCCCAATAACGACCAACTCGGTTCGATCATACAGTTCCTGCTTGCAGTGATTGCGGCATTCGTCGTGATACGGTTTCGTAAAACGCAATCGGCTTGGGATCGAGGCGCGCTTCCGTTCGGGTTGTTGATCGCGGGCATTGGCATTGCGCCGCTGATGATGTACGGCTCATTCGGCTCATTCGCGGATGCGTTTCTCAGCCTGCTGGCGGGACTGGCGTTCGGTTTTTTTGCGGCAGTCTTGATTACCGACTCGACAGAAAATGTTTTACTGAACGGCGTGGGCGTGGGGCCGGTGCTGGCGTTGCTTGCCTCCGCGCTTGGGTATGACGGTTCACAACTCATCCTGCTTATTCTCCTGCCTGCGTTTTCGTTTGCACTTGCAGCAATCCTGCCTTCTCGGATTGCCGTCACAGCATCAGCGGGCATCCTTGCGTTTGCCGGGCTGGCGATGTTCGACCCCACCGAGTTGACGATCCTGCTGGGCGATATTCTCAGCGCGGCATCCAAGGCGGTTGGGATTGCGCTGGTGATCGGTTGGGGAACCAGTATCGTCGCGTTGATCGTGCGCCAGTTTGCCTCGGCAGGCTCGGGGTCGAAAACGAAGCGGGCGGTTGGGTGGGCGGGGAGCGGCGTTGTATGGATGCTTGTTATCGCGCTCTTCCTCCTCTTTGGTAATCCGGGAAATTACAGTGACCGGCTTTTTATCATCTTCAAAGATCAGGCGGATATTTCGGATGCGGTGAAGATAAAAGACCGCGATGCGCGCCTGGCTTATGCATACGAACAATTGACCGAACACGCCGGCAGCTCGCAGGCTGAATTGCGAACCATCTTTGATCGAATCGGCGTTAAGTACACGCCGTATTATTTACAAAACTCGATGGAGGTGCACGGCGGGACATTAATGCGGCTCTTCTTGATGACCCGCCACGAAGTGGAGCGCATCATTCCAAGCCCGCGCCTGCGTGCTGCCCCTGACGATGAACCCGTCTCCGGGCCTTTCTCTGAGGTGCCCGCTGGTGTCCAGTGGAATATTTCTATGATCGGCGCGGATAAAGTTTGGGATGAATTCAATGTGCGCGGCGAAGGGATCATTGTGGGGCAGTCTGATTCAGGGGTGGATGGAAACCACCCCGCGGTCGCAAGGCAATATCGTGGGGTGAATTCAGGCGGCGATTACAACTGGTTCGATCCGTGGGATGGCACAACGTCCCCGAATGACGAAGGCGGGCACGGCACCCACACGCTGGGCACGATTTTGGGTGCGAATGGAATCGGCATTGCACCCAAGGCGCAATGGATGGGTTGTGTGAATTTAGATCGCAACCTTGCCAACCCCGCCCTGTACCTGGATTGCATGCAGTTCATGCTTGCGCCCTTTCCATTGGATGGTGATCCGTTTTCGGATGGCGACCCGACCAAAGCCGCGCATGTGCTGAATAACTCGTGGGGCTGTCCCTCCATTGAAGGTTGTGACCCGAATGCCCTGCTGGTTGCGGCAGATAATTTGCGCCACGCGGGTATCTTCGTGGTGGTTTCCACGGGCAATGACGGTCCGAGTTGTGAAACTGTGGCGTCGCCACTTTCGTTGTATGAATCCGTTTTTTCCGTCGGCGCACTCGATCAATTTGGCAACCTGGCGGATTTCAGCAGCCGCGGCCCGGTCACCGTTGACGGCTCGGGACGCATCAAACCTGATATTGTCGCGCCCGGCGTGGATATCCTTTCCGCGTTCCCGAACGGTACGTATGCCTCCACCAGCGGCACATCCATGGCGGGACCGCATGTCGTCGGCGGGGTGGCATTGATCTGGTCCGCCCAACCAGCCCTGATCGGCGATATCGAAGCGACGGAGCAGCTCATCATTGATACTGCCCAGCCTTATTCGGGTGATACATCCCTGGGTTGTTTTACTGGCGATTATCCCAGCAATGCTTATGGTTTTGGCGTTGTGGATGTGTATGAAGCAGTGAAGAAGGCCTTGGAAAAATAA
- a CDS encoding cation-translocating P-type ATPase yields the protein MNWHTLETKPVLDELASSQSTGLTSQQISERAEKYGGNELIERGGRGPLQILWEQITATMVLILIAAALVAGLLGDTKNTVAILAIVVLYAVLGFVQEYRAEQAIAALKKMSVPHVRVLRDGQYQELSARELVPGDILHLETGNVIPADLRLLEAVNLRIQEAALTGESEPIGKHTAALSNEELPLGDRRNMAYMGTTITKGRGLGIVVTTGMQTELGRIADLIQQVKQEQTPLQRRLDGLGKTLAILGVIIAALIFGLGVWQGNEVRDMLLTAVSVAVAIVPEGLPAVVTITLALGAQRMLGREALIRKLPAVETLGSVTVICSDKTGTLTENRMTVVMLDVAEHAIDLTEKIGRDGSLRATGGLGAPVQSSLSLAAIGGALCNDAKLIDTGDDRFHTLGDPTEGALVAAGAKMGYWKSTLDLSFPRAAELPFDSERKRMTTVHHLGKYDPTVLSGLEIGDKRYIAFTKGSVDGLLDIASHVWVEGKSLKLDSGWRSRIEAANERLAKKGMRVLAVGFRLLNSIPEIIQTDLEQNLTIVGMFGMIDPPRPEVREAVATCRAAGIRPVMITGDHPLTAIEIARQLGITESGRALAGVEIENLSFDELKNAVEEVSVFARVAPEHKLKIVEALQANGHIVSMTGDGVNDAPALRKADIGVAMGITGTDVSKEASDMVLLNDNFATIVAAVQEGRTIYDNIRKFVRFSVAGNIGKVLVMLLSPFLGKPLPLLPLQLLWLNLLTDGLLGLGMGVENPEPDTMKRKPYSPTEGVFSRGAGAQTIWVGVMIGTLALGLGAWYFFTGRPEWQTMIFTSLAFMQVFQALASRSEKTSALKMGLLGNPLLAGMMALVVVLQMLVIYVPAFANFFEVIPLGAVDLVIALGAGVVVLIAMELMKLARE from the coding sequence ATGAACTGGCATACCCTTGAAACCAAACCTGTGCTGGATGAACTGGCTTCATCTCAAAGTACCGGCCTGACTTCGCAACAAATAAGTGAGCGCGCCGAAAAATACGGCGGGAACGAACTCATCGAACGCGGCGGGCGCGGCCCGCTGCAAATTTTATGGGAACAGATCACCGCCACGATGGTATTGATCCTCATCGCCGCGGCGTTGGTGGCCGGCTTGCTTGGCGACACAAAGAACACGGTTGCCATCCTTGCCATTGTGGTGCTTTATGCCGTGCTTGGTTTCGTTCAGGAATACCGCGCCGAACAGGCAATTGCCGCGCTCAAGAAAATGTCCGTGCCGCATGTGCGTGTGCTGCGCGACGGGCAATACCAGGAACTCTCCGCGCGGGAGCTTGTGCCCGGCGACATCCTCCATCTGGAAACGGGCAACGTCATCCCAGCGGATCTGCGCCTGCTCGAAGCGGTCAACCTGCGGATCCAGGAAGCCGCGCTTACGGGTGAATCTGAACCCATCGGAAAACATACCGCCGCATTATCCAATGAAGAACTCCCCCTCGGTGACCGTCGCAACATGGCATACATGGGGACCACCATCACCAAGGGGCGTGGGCTGGGCATCGTCGTTACCACGGGCATGCAGACCGAACTTGGCAGGATCGCCGATCTCATTCAACAGGTAAAACAGGAACAAACCCCTCTTCAACGCAGGTTGGATGGGCTTGGAAAAACGCTGGCAATCCTCGGTGTCATCATTGCGGCACTCATATTTGGTCTTGGCGTGTGGCAGGGCAACGAAGTCCGTGACATGCTGTTGACGGCGGTCAGCGTGGCGGTTGCCATCGTGCCGGAAGGGCTGCCTGCGGTCGTCACCATCACGCTCGCGCTCGGCGCGCAACGCATGCTGGGGCGCGAAGCCTTGATCCGCAAATTACCCGCCGTGGAAACGCTGGGTTCGGTCACCGTCATCTGCTCCGACAAAACCGGCACGCTCACAGAAAACAGGATGACGGTGGTCATGCTGGATGTGGCGGAACACGCCATTGACCTGACCGAAAAAATAGGACGCGATGGTTCGCTTCGTGCCACGGGAGGGCTGGGTGCGCCGGTCCAATCATCCCTTTCGCTGGCGGCAATTGGCGGCGCGTTATGCAATGATGCGAAACTGATCGACACCGGCGATGACCGCTTCCACACACTCGGTGACCCAACCGAAGGTGCATTGGTCGCCGCCGGCGCGAAGATGGGCTATTGGAAATCAACGCTTGATTTGTCATTCCCGCGTGCGGCGGAACTTCCATTTGACTCAGAACGCAAACGCATGACCACTGTCCATCATTTGGGGAAATATGATCCCACCGTGCTTTCAGGCCTGGAGATCGGCGACAAGCGGTACATCGCCTTTACCAAGGGCAGTGTGGATGGACTGCTCGACATCGCGAGCCATGTCTGGGTGGAGGGAAAGTCTCTAAAACTGGACTCGGGTTGGAGATCAAGAATTGAAGCGGCGAACGAACGTCTCGCCAAAAAAGGGATGCGAGTCCTGGCTGTCGGATTCCGTCTGCTGAATTCCATCCCCGAGATCATCCAAACCGACCTCGAACAAAACCTGACGATCGTCGGCATGTTCGGCATGATCGACCCGCCGCGCCCGGAAGTGCGGGAGGCGGTGGCGACCTGCCGCGCCGCGGGTATTCGGCCTGTGATGATCACGGGTGACCATCCCTTGACGGCCATTGAGATCGCGCGTCAACTGGGCATCACGGAAAGCGGGCGCGCATTGGCTGGCGTGGAGATCGAAAATTTAAGTTTCGATGAATTAAAAAATGCCGTCGAGGAAGTAAGTGTGTTTGCGCGCGTTGCGCCGGAACATAAGCTGAAGATCGTCGAGGCTTTACAAGCGAATGGACACATCGTTTCGATGACAGGCGACGGCGTAAACGACGCACCCGCGCTGCGCAAGGCGGATATCGGCGTGGCGATGGGCATCACCGGCACGGACGTTTCAAAGGAAGCATCCGACATGGTCCTGCTCAACGATAATTTTGCGACCATCGTTGCCGCGGTGCAGGAGGGACGCACGATCTACGATAACATCCGCAAGTTCGTGCGATTCAGCGTGGCGGGGAACATCGGCAAGGTATTGGTGATGCTGCTCTCGCCGTTTTTGGGAAAACCTTTGCCGCTGCTGCCGCTGCAATTATTATGGCTCAACCTGCTGACCGACGGCCTGCTCGGCTTGGGCATGGGTGTGGAGAATCCTGAGCCCGATACAATGAAGCGCAAACCATACTCCCCCACCGAAGGCGTGTTCTCGCGCGGCGCGGGCGCGCAGACGATTTGGGTTGGAGTGATGATCGGCACGCTCGCGCTCGGTCTCGGCGCATGGTATTTCTTCACCGGCCGGCCCGAATGGCAGACGATGATCTTCACCTCGCTGGCGTTCATGCAGGTCTTTCAGGCGCTGGCTTCGCGTTCGGAGAAAACATCCGCGCTGAAAATGGGATTGTTGGGCAATCCACTTTTGGCAGGGATGATGGCGCTGGTCGTCGTTTTGCAGATGCTGGTCATCTACGTCCCCGCGTTTGCCAATTTCTTTGAAGTCATCCCGCTCGGTGCAGTGGACCTGGTCATTGCGCTGGGGGCGGGCGTGGTGGTGCTGATTGCGATGGAGCTCATGAAACTGGCAAGAGAGTAG
- a CDS encoding alpha/beta hydrolase yields the protein MNRTTKIILGVLAEILLIVTVGVLWQTRAEARNLLHAPMETRNLPGESPEDYDLPFEDVIVENSEGLDLHGWFIPSENGAVIIMQHGYKSTRRELLNEAEMVHRHGYGALITSVRAHDYSDGELITLGVYEMSDMEAWYQYLLTRDDIDHEKIGILGNSYGGMLAIQYAAQNENIKAVVANCAFSSMPDTVATSVKHFTGLPEFLFVPLIVYWAEAETGIKMEEIDATRWIPLISPRPVFLMQGGQDTVISPNSGHLLYEAANEPKELWYDDVLGHVKFDTERAGEYEARVVAFFDQYVLGE from the coding sequence ATGAACCGAACCACAAAAATCATTTTAGGCGTACTCGCAGAGATCCTTCTGATTGTCACTGTGGGCGTGCTCTGGCAGACTCGCGCCGAAGCGCGCAACCTGCTCCATGCGCCGATGGAGACGCGCAATTTGCCGGGTGAATCACCCGAAGACTACGACCTGCCGTTCGAAGATGTCATCGTCGAAAATTCCGAAGGCCTGGACTTGCACGGCTGGTTCATCCCATCTGAGAATGGCGCTGTCATCATCATGCAGCATGGATACAAATCCACGCGCAGGGAATTGCTCAACGAAGCGGAGATGGTGCACCGCCATGGCTACGGCGCGCTGATCACTTCCGTCCGTGCGCACGACTACAGCGATGGCGAACTCATCACTCTCGGCGTATACGAAATGTCGGATATGGAGGCGTGGTATCAGTACCTGCTCACGCGGGATGATATCGACCATGAAAAGATCGGCATCCTTGGTAATTCCTACGGCGGGATGCTTGCCATCCAGTATGCCGCGCAGAACGAGAACATCAAAGCGGTGGTTGCGAACTGCGCGTTTTCGTCCATGCCGGATACGGTGGCGACCAGCGTAAAACACTTCACGGGCTTGCCGGAATTTCTGTTCGTGCCGCTGATCGTCTATTGGGCGGAGGCGGAGACGGGCATCAAAATGGAGGAGATCGATGCCACGCGCTGGATTCCGCTTATCAGCCCGCGTCCCGTCTTCCTCATGCAGGGCGGGCAGGATACCGTCATTTCGCCGAACAGCGGACACCTCCTGTATGAAGCAGCGAATGAGCCGAAGGAATTGTGGTACGACGATGTCCTCGGCCATGTCAAATTTGATACCGAACGCGCCGGGGAATACGAAGCGCGGGTCGTTGCGTTCTTCGATCAATATGTACTGGGGGAATAG
- a CDS encoding aminotransferase class I/II-fold pyridoxal phosphate-dependent enzyme translates to MDIHNTDNAATRRIAALKTRVSTMKDHDYYFYNQPVEELLDGMKVRVNGRVMGMYASYSYLGLVGHPRINEAAKKAVDQWGTGTNGVRTLAGTLTLHNELEETIANFKHTETAITYTSGYVTNLTVISTLMGRGDYIFSDKINHASIVDGCLMSGAEFRRFRHNDMAHLEGLLKNAPADIAKLVIADSVFSMDGDVIDLPTMVDLCKKYSAWLMIDEAHSVGVLGERGTGIEEHFGMGDVIDIKMGTLSKTIPSVGGYVAGKKDLIDYLRHGSRAYIFSAALPPAQAAAANEAFKVILDEPWRIERLNENTKQFIGGLKSMGFDTLLTETAIVPVLCGTDERAFELTKQCQENDVFVLPVVSPAVQEGMARLRATVTAAHDPSEIERAMDVIYEAGKRIGMVK, encoded by the coding sequence ATGGATATTCATAACACGGACAATGCCGCGACACGGCGCATCGCCGCCCTTAAGACGCGCGTAAGCACCATGAAAGACCACGATTATTATTTTTACAACCAGCCCGTTGAAGAGCTTTTGGATGGGATGAAGGTACGTGTCAATGGACGGGTGATGGGAATGTACGCTTCATATTCCTATCTGGGCCTGGTCGGCCACCCGCGCATTAACGAAGCTGCCAAAAAAGCCGTGGACCAGTGGGGCACCGGCACGAACGGCGTCCGCACCCTGGCCGGAACGCTGACCCTGCACAATGAACTGGAAGAGACAATTGCAAATTTCAAGCATACGGAAACTGCGATCACCTATACATCGGGGTATGTGACCAATCTCACTGTGATCTCCACTTTAATGGGACGCGGCGATTATATCTTCTCGGACAAGATCAACCACGCCTCCATCGTGGACGGCTGTCTCATGTCCGGTGCGGAATTCCGCCGCTTCCGCCACAACGACATGGCGCATCTCGAAGGCCTGCTAAAGAACGCGCCGGCGGATATCGCCAAACTGGTCATCGCGGACTCGGTCTTCAGCATGGACGGCGACGTCATTGACCTGCCAACCATGGTGGACCTTTGTAAAAAATACAGCGCCTGGCTTATGATCGATGAAGCCCATTCCGTCGGTGTGCTGGGGGAACGCGGCACGGGCATCGAGGAACACTTCGGCATGGGCGACGTGATCGACATCAAAATGGGCACGCTCAGCAAAACGATCCCCTCCGTGGGAGGCTATGTGGCAGGCAAAAAGGATCTGATCGATTACCTGCGCCACGGAAGCCGCGCTTATATCTTCTCTGCAGCACTGCCTCCCGCGCAAGCCGCCGCCGCGAATGAAGCCTTCAAGGTCATTTTGGACGAACCCTGGCGCATTGAAAGACTCAACGAAAATACCAAGCAATTCATCGGCGGATTGAAAAGCATGGGTTTCGACACCCTGCTAACCGAAACAGCCATCGTCCCTGTGTTGTGCGGAACAGACGAACGCGCCTTCGAACTCACCAAACAATGCCAGGAGAATGATGTCTTCGTTTTGCCTGTGGTTTCCCCCGCGGTGCAGGAGGGCATGGCCCGCCTGAGGGCCACGGTCACCGCCGCGCATGACCCAAGCGAAATCGAACGCGCCATGGACGTCATCTACGAAGCAGGCAAGAGAATCGGGATGGTCAAGTAA
- a CDS encoding site-2 protease family protein: MKWQFKLGTFAGIDVFIHTTFLLLIGWVGYSHWLEHQNWGEVVKGVGFILTLFLCVILHEYGHALTARRYGIKTRDITIYPIGGVARLERMPEKPMQELLVAVMGPAVNLVIALGLFAYLFVTSNLVPLNQLTVASGSFLERVLIINIILVLFNLLPAFPMDGGRALRAILAMNMDYVRATQIAANIGQGMAFLFGFIGLFSNPFLLFIAFFVWIGASQEASMVQMKNAISGIPVGRAMLTDYKFLSPRDPLSRMSQLILAGSQHDFPVIDDDRVVGIVTRDDFLAALTQHGQNIAVSAVMKSSLPEVDSYEMVETALQRIQEAGVPALPVTHAGQLVGIITAENITEYLMIRSALRNAASGINGI; this comes from the coding sequence ATGAAATGGCAGTTCAAATTAGGCACGTTCGCAGGGATCGATGTTTTCATCCACACAACCTTCCTGCTTCTCATCGGCTGGGTAGGGTACAGTCACTGGCTGGAACACCAGAATTGGGGCGAGGTGGTGAAGGGCGTCGGTTTCATCCTCACGCTTTTCCTGTGTGTCATTTTACATGAATATGGCCACGCACTCACGGCCCGCAGGTATGGGATTAAGACACGTGACATAACGATCTACCCCATTGGGGGCGTGGCCCGCTTGGAACGCATGCCTGAGAAACCAATGCAGGAACTGCTGGTCGCAGTAATGGGACCCGCTGTGAACCTGGTCATCGCACTGGGATTGTTTGCGTATCTTTTCGTGACGTCGAACCTGGTGCCCCTTAACCAGTTAACCGTTGCCTCCGGCAGTTTTCTCGAGCGCGTGTTGATCATAAACATCATTCTCGTGCTGTTCAACCTGTTACCTGCCTTCCCCATGGACGGCGGGCGTGCCCTGCGCGCCATTCTCGCGATGAACATGGACTACGTCCGCGCGACGCAGATCGCCGCAAACATTGGGCAGGGCATGGCGTTCCTGTTCGGGTTCATAGGCCTGTTCTCCAACCCGTTCCTGCTCTTCATCGCTTTCTTTGTGTGGATCGGCGCCTCCCAAGAGGCCAGCATGGTGCAGATGAAGAACGCCATCAGCGGAATCCCCGTCGGGCGCGCCATGCTGACGGATTACAAATTCCTCTCGCCGCGGGACCCGCTTTCACGCATGTCACAATTGATCCTGGCCGGCTCGCAGCACGATTTCCCAGTCATTGACGATGACCGCGTGGTCGGCATCGTTACGCGTGACGATTTCCTCGCAGCCCTCACACAGCACGGTCAGAATATCGCCGTCTCTGCTGTGATGAAAAGCAGTTTGCCTGAAGTGGATTCCTACGAAATGGTGGAGACCGCGCTGCAAAGAATCCAGGAGGCAGGCGTGCCCGCGTTGCCTGTCACCCATGCGGGACAGCTGGTCGGCATCATCACTGCCGAGAACATCACCGAGTATTTGATGATCCGCTCCGCGCTGAGAAATGCGGCGAGTGGTATAAATGGGATATAA